The Strigops habroptila isolate Jane chromosome 13 unlocalized genomic scaffold, bStrHab1.2.pri S16, whole genome shotgun sequence genome window below encodes:
- the SRRM3 gene encoding serine/arginine repetitive matrix protein 3 → MALYNNGADVPSPQEASNGFSQPGASGTWHKGEEEVRLVEPTLVKKAHREILDHERKRRVELKCMELQEMMEEQGYSEEEIRQKVGTFRQMLMEKEGVLTREDQHGRQIVIENHHDVDGEEYAVEYPDYGEGCLLQCDCSAECYREDSSHREYRLKRRSSSSTSPPPKKKKKKKSGHRRSRKKRKPGSERSCDSSSPIRKEKKKKTGKKHRRDRSESGSRKKRRHRSRSPKSRRKEKNKERKRSRSESPAWRSHRRSSCSSHSASLSSDDSSSKSLGRLSPKRRQDGPKGSSARSSRSPSSPSPQRSASPHQNGHKGSAQNGRHSHGAPLPEPSDRPASESPSLRAHGRTDPPSPRTRGGRHGARSPRSPSPERGKHGHRHRSRSASPPPRHRGQSKGRPSAPREPAGAALSPAGYSSDSEGSAGSHPYHPPLGADRNHGAKKVKERHHRGRPNSSSESSAKHSRHASERRKSPSPSPGQRSSSWSSSGSLSKSRSRSRDKRAGRSRSRSPSPKKTASREKDNEPRTRHSDPDPTRARRRSRSYSPIRKRRRDSPSFMEPRRITSARKRPIPYYRPSPSSSSSLSTYSYSRSRSRSYDSYSSSRSRSRTRSPPSRSRSPSRSPSYNSRSSSESAGF, encoded by the exons ATGGCTCTCTACAACAACGGGGCCGATGTGCCTTCACCCCAGGAAGCTTCCAATGGCTTCTCACAGCCCGGAGCCTCAGGAACGTGGCACAAGGGCGAGGAGGAGGTGCGCCTGGTGGAGCCCACCCTGGTGAAGAAGGCTCATCGGGAGATCCTGGACCATGAGCGCAAGCGGCGCGTGGAGCTCAAGTgcatggagctgcaggagatgaTGGAGGAGCAGGG GTACTCCGAAGAGGAGATCCGGCAGAAAGTGGGGACCTTTCGGCAGATGCTGATGGAGAAGGAAGGCGTGCTCACCAGGGAGGACCAGCACGGGCGCCAAAT TGTGATAGAAAACCACCACGATGTGGATGGGGAGGAGTACGCGGTGGAGTACCCCGACTACGGCGAgggctgcctgctgcagtgCGACTGCTCGGCCGAGTGCTACCGCGAGGACAGCAGCCACCGCGAGTACAG GCTGAAGAGGCGCTCGAGCAGCTCCACCTCTCCTCCAcccaagaagaagaagaagaagaaatcaggTCACCGCCGGAGCCG CAAAAAGAGGAAACCCGGCTCGGAGCGCAG CTGCGACAGCTCTTCACCCATCcgcaaggaaaagaaaaagaagactggaaagaaacacagaCGCGATAG GTCTGAGTCGGGGTCACGGAAGAAGAGAAGACACAG GTCCCGGAGCCCCAAGAGCAGAcggaaagagaaaaacaaagagcgCAAGAG GTCCCGCAGCGAGTCCCCGGCCTGGCGCTCGCACCGgcgcagctcctgcagctcccacagcGCATCGCTCTCCTCTGATGACAGCAGCTCCAAATCCCTCGGCAG GCTGAGCCCCAAGCGCCGGCAGGATGGCCCCAAGGGCAGCAGCGCCCGCTCCAGCCGCAGCCCGTCCTCGCCCTCGCCGCAGCGCTCGGCCTCGCCGCACCAGAACGGGCACAAAGGCAGCGCCCAGAACGGCCGCCACAGCCACGGCGCCCCGCTCCCGGAGCCCTCGGAT AGGCCAGCCTCGGAGTCCCCCTCTCTGCGGGCTCATGGCAGGACGGACCCACCGTCCCCCCGTACCCGGGGGGGCCGACACGGTGCCCGCAGCCCCCGGTCGCCCAGCCCGGAGCGGGGTAAGCACGGCCACCGGCACCGGTCCCGCAGCGCATCGCCGCCGCCGCGCCACCGCGGCCAGAGCAAGGGCCGGCCCTCGGCCCCTCGGGAGCCGGCCGGAGCCGCGCTCAGCCCCGCCGGCTACAGCAGCGACTCGGAGGGCTCGGCGGGGTCCCATCCCTACCACCCGCCGCTCGGCGCCGACAGGAACCACGGAGCCAAGAA GGTGAAGGAGAGGCACCACCGGGGCCGGCCCAACAGCAGCTCCGAGTCATCGGCCAAGCACTCCCGGCACGCCTCAGAGCGGAGGAAGAGCCCGTCGCCCAGCCCCGGCCAGcgcagcagctcctggagctcCAGCGGGTCCCTCTCCAAGTCCCGCTCCCGTTCCCGGGACAAGAGAGCAGGACGCAGCCGATCCCGCTCGCCCTCGCCCAAGAAAACAGCCAGCAG AGAGAAGGACAACGAGCCCCGAACACGCCACAGTGACCCTGATCCCACCCGCGCCCGGCGCCGCTCCAGGAGCTACTCGCCCATCAGGAAGAGGAGACGTGACTCCCCCAGCTTCATGGAGCCCAGGAGGATCACGAG CGCTCGCAAGCGTCCCATCCCCTACTACCGCCCCAGCCCCTCGTCCTCCAGCTCGCTGAGCACCTACTCGTACAGCCGCAGCCGCAGCCGCAGCTACGACAGCTACAGCAGCAGCCGCAGCCGCAGCCGGACTCGCAGCCCCCCCAGCCGCTCCCGCAGCCCCAGCCGCAGCCCCAGCTACAACAGCCGCAGCAGCTCGGAGAGCGCCGGCTTCTGA